In Streptococcus pneumoniae, the sequence TAGAGCCACGTTTCAACTTAGACGGATAAAGTCCCAAACGAAGGGTTCCACCCATATCCTCAATATCAATCTGATCACGCATGATATCAATGATAGGGTATTTTGTTTCTGGTGCAAGCTCTGCAGAATTGGCACCTTCAAGACCTAAAACGTGACGAGCAAACTCGATACATGTCAACTGCATTCCCAAGCAGACTCCCAACATTGGAACATCATTTTCACGCGCATAGCGGATGGCTTGGATTTTCCCTTCTGTACCACGTTGACCAAAACCACCTGGTACGATGATCCCGTCCGCATCAGACAAGAGTTCTGCTACATTCTCTGCTGTCACATCATTGGCATTGACCCAATTGATTTTAACTTCTACATCATTGACATAGCCAGAGTGTTTCAAGGCTTCGACCACTGAGATATAGGCATCTTGCAACTCCACATACTTACCAACAAGGGAAATCTTAACTTGTTTCTTGAGGTTCATGACCTTGTCCACCATGGCTGACCATTCTGTCATATCCGCTGCTGGTGCGTCTAATTTCAAATGATCACAAACAATTTGGTCCATCCCTTGTGCCTGCAAGTTCAGTGGAATTTGGTAAAGGTGTTCAACATCCAACGATTCGATAACGGCTTCTGGTGCCACATCACAGAACTGGGCCAGTTTATTTTTAATTCCTTGACCAGCTGGCTCTTCTGTACGAATAACCAACATATTTGGTTGGATTCCCAAGCCACGCAATTCTTTGACAGAGTGTTGGGTTGGTTTGGTTTTCATTTCACCAGCAGCCTTGAGGTAAGGAAGCAAGGTTGTATGGATATACATGACATTATCCGCACCCACATCTGCCTTCATCTGACGAAGAGCCTCTAGGAATGGCAAGGACTCGATATCTCCTACTGTTCCACCAACCTCTGTGATAATGACATCAGAGTCGGTCGTTAGAGCGGCACGCTTGATTTTTTCTTTCAAAGCATCTGTGATATGAGGAATGACTTGAACAGTTGCCCCAAGGTATTCTCCACGGCGTTCTTTACGAAGAACTTCACTGTAAATTTTCCCAGTTGTCACGTTGGAATATTTGTTGAGATTGATATCGATGAAACGTTCATAGTGACCCAAGTCCAAATCTGTCTCAGCTCCGTCATCTGTCACAAAAACTTCCCCGTGCTGGTAAGGACTCATGGTTCCCGGATCAATATTGATATAAGGGTCAAACTTTTGAATGGTTACTTTGAGACCACGATTTTTCAAGAGACGGCCTAGACTCGCTGCCACAATCCCTTTCCCAATGGACGATACCACACCACCAGTTACAAAAATATATTTCGTAGACATAGATTCCTCTTTCTAAAATGCTCAAGGTCTTGTTAACTACGAGGGGATATAGAAAACAAGACCCTACTAATAAGAATAATCTGGGACGACTGCACCAGATTCACAACTAATACTCTTCGAAAATCTCTTCAAACCGCGTCAACGTCGCCTTGCCGTAGATATGTGTTCCTGACTTTGTCAGTCTTATCTACAACCTCAAAACAGTGTTTTGAGCAGCCTACGGCTAGTTTCCTAGCTTGCTCTTTGATTTTCATTGAGTATAAAATACAAGAAGATAACTTCTTGAAAAAACAAAAATAGCTCCCTAAGAACTAGGGAGCCCCGACCTCTAAAAGAGGTGCCCAAACAATATGATACCTAAAAATAGGATAATTGTCAATAGCTAACTCTTATTCCTCGCTGGTTTCAGCGTCGTCATCTGAAAACTCGTCGTCGTCTTCGTTGAGATCCACATCTTCTCCCAAGTCATCTGGAGCGATTTCGTTGATTTCTGCATCATAAGCTTCCACTTCATTTTTTTCATCATCTGGATTTTCATCATCGTATGAAAGAGCTGGATCTGCTTCGTATGCATCTTCGTCTTCTGGATCATCTGCATTGTAGTCAATGGCATCTGAATCACCATCCATAAAGGCATTGACACGTTTTTTCTTAGCTTTTGGTGCTACTTCATCGTCGTCATTTTCTTCAAGAGCGATGATTTCTTCGTCGATTTCGTCCACACCATACCATGAACGAAGACCCCATTTGTTGTCCCCAAGTGAGATGAAGCTACCGTCAAAGTTCAACTCTGTGTAGAACAAAGGCAAAGCTTCGCGGATATCGCTGTTTGATGTTCCAAGGTAGTTTTGAATTTCGTTTACAAGATCGCTAAAATGCATCTCATGATCGCGACCACGAAGTTCCAAGATAGCACGCGCTACCTCAATCATAGATAGTTCACTTTTTTCTTGCCCAGCAAATACTTCTAATTCCAAAGCGTTTCTCCTCATTTATACTACTATCGCCAGAGCGAACAGACTCTGACCTCATTTTATCATTTACTCTTTATTTTACGATAATTTTGCGGAATAGTCAAAGGTTAAGGGGGAGAAAGTGGCAGGATTAGACTAATTCCAATATAAAACTCCTTCCTTTTTCTGTTGCTCCATTTTCCACAAATCCAAGCGACTTGAAACACCTCCTAGAAGCATGATTGTAGGTGTAGATTTCCTTGACTCTCAATTCTTTCCATCCTTTTACTCGAGCCAATTCAATCAAAGCACTTAGAATCTTTTTTCCAAGTCCTCGATGTTGGTAAGCGGAATTCCCAATCACAATG encodes:
- a CDS encoding CTP synthase, whose amino-acid sequence is MSTKYIFVTGGVVSSIGKGIVAASLGRLLKNRGLKVTIQKFDPYINIDPGTMSPYQHGEVFVTDDGAETDLDLGHYERFIDINLNKYSNVTTGKIYSEVLRKERRGEYLGATVQVIPHITDALKEKIKRAALTTDSDVIITEVGGTVGDIESLPFLEALRQMKADVGADNVMYIHTTLLPYLKAAGEMKTKPTQHSVKELRGLGIQPNMLVIRTEEPAGQGIKNKLAQFCDVAPEAVIESLDVEHLYQIPLNLQAQGMDQIVCDHLKLDAPAADMTEWSAMVDKVMNLKKQVKISLVGKYVELQDAYISVVEALKHSGYVNDVEVKINWVNANDVTAENVAELLSDADGIIVPGGFGQRGTEGKIQAIRYARENDVPMLGVCLGMQLTCIEFARHVLGLEGANSAELAPETKYPIIDIMRDQIDIEDMGGTLRLGLYPSKLKRGSKAAAAYHNQEVVQRRHRHRYEFNNAFREQFEAAGFVFSGVSPDNRLVEIVEIPENKFFVACQYHPELSSRPNRPEELYTAFVTAAVENSN
- the rpoE gene encoding DNA-directed RNA polymerase subunit delta, whose translation is MELEVFAGQEKSELSMIEVARAILELRGRDHEMHFSDLVNEIQNYLGTSNSDIREALPLFYTELNFDGSFISLGDNKWGLRSWYGVDEIDEEIIALEENDDDEVAPKAKKKRVNAFMDGDSDAIDYNADDPEDEDAYEADPALSYDDENPDDEKNEVEAYDAEINEIAPDDLGEDVDLNEDDDEFSDDDAETSEE